Proteins from one Longimicrobiaceae bacterium genomic window:
- a CDS encoding thioesterase domain-containing protein — protein MTASTALRDAWITRPTPKPNAHFRLLCIPHAGGGASAFRGWGDAMPPQVEVCPVQQPGREQRMGEPPIDRVEPLVRQLADAVLAGPDLPFAVFGHSNGALIGFELARELRRRGEHGPVQLFASGRRAPDVQSTRPVVYDKPDDEFIAELRELGGTPQEVLEHPELMRILLPLLRADVALNETYVYRDEPPLECPITAYGGLADLKATREETDAWRRHTAAVFTARYFPGDHFFVFSHRDLVLRTLAQDLHDLLVRGGGY, from the coding sequence ATGACCGCCAGCACCGCCCTGCGCGACGCGTGGATCACGCGCCCCACGCCGAAGCCCAACGCCCATTTCCGCCTGCTGTGCATCCCGCACGCGGGCGGCGGCGCGTCCGCGTTCCGCGGGTGGGGCGACGCGATGCCGCCGCAGGTGGAAGTGTGCCCGGTGCAGCAGCCCGGCCGCGAGCAGCGCATGGGCGAGCCGCCCATCGACCGCGTGGAGCCGCTGGTGCGGCAGCTGGCAGATGCGGTGCTCGCCGGGCCGGACCTGCCGTTCGCGGTGTTCGGCCACAGCAACGGCGCGCTCATCGGCTTCGAGCTCGCGCGCGAGCTGCGGCGCAGGGGCGAGCACGGGCCGGTGCAGCTCTTCGCCTCGGGCCGCCGCGCGCCGGACGTGCAGTCGACGCGCCCCGTCGTGTACGACAAGCCGGACGACGAGTTCATCGCCGAGCTGCGCGAGCTGGGCGGCACGCCGCAGGAGGTGCTGGAGCACCCGGAGCTGATGCGCATCCTCCTCCCGCTTCTCCGCGCGGACGTGGCGCTCAACGAGACGTACGTCTATCGCGACGAGCCGCCGCTGGAGTGCCCGATCACGGCATACGGCGGGCTGGCGGACCTGAAGGCCACGCGCGAGGAGACCGACGCCTGGCGCCGGCACACCGCGGCGGTGTTCACCGCGCGCTACTTCCCCGGCGACCACTTCTTCGTCTTCTCCCACCGCGACCTGGTGCTGCGGACGCTCGCGCAGGACCTGCACGACCTGCTCGTCCGCGGCGGCGGGTACTGA